The proteins below are encoded in one region of Oncorhynchus kisutch isolate 150728-3 linkage group LG14, Okis_V2, whole genome shotgun sequence:
- the rtn1a gene encoding reticulon-1-A isoform X2, whose product MQATADGIKKECSWSSWKGQAIDLLYWRNVKQSGAVFGSVLLLLFSLTQFSVVSVGAYLTLAALSASISFRIYKSVLQAVQKTDEGHPFKSYLEVEISLSQDQIGKYADKALLYANTCMKELRRLFLVQDLIDSLKFAVLMWLLTYVGALFNGLTLLILAVVSMFSMPIVYEKKQAQIDQYVGLIRTQVNSVVGKIQAKIPGAKRKEE is encoded by the exons CCATTGACCTGCTCTACTGGAGGAACGTGAAGCAGTCTGGAGCTGTGTTTGGCAGTGTGCTCCTGCTGCTCTTCTCTCTGACCCAGttcagtgtggtcagtgtgggaGCCTACTTAACCCTGGCCGCCCTCTCTGCCAGCATCAGCTTCAGGATCTACAAGTCTGTGCTTCAGGCCGTGCAGAAGACCGATGAAGGGCACCCATTCAA ATCTTATCTGGAGGTGGAGATCTCTCTGTCCCAGGATCAGATCGGTAAATATGCTGACAAGGCTCTGCTCTACGCCAACACCTGTATGAAGGAGCTCCGTAGGCTGTTCCTGGTCCAGGACCTCATCGACTCACTGAAG TTTGCTGTCCTGATGTGGCTGCTGACCTATGTGGGCGCTCTCTTCAATGGCCTGACTCTGCTTATTCTGG CCGTGGTGTCCATGTTCAGCATGCCCATTGTCTATGAGAAAAAGCAG GCACAGATTGACCAATATGTGGGACTAATACGGACCCAAGTGAACTCTGTGGTGGGGAA GATTCAGGCGAAGATCCCCGGGGCCAAGCGAAAGGAAGAGTAG
- the rtn1a gene encoding reticulon-1-A isoform X3, whose protein sequence is MGAAAIDLLYWRNVKQSGAVFGSVLLLLFSLTQFSVVSVGAYLTLAALSASISFRIYKSVLQAVQKTDEGHPFKSYLEVEISLSQDQIGKYADKALLYANTCMKELRRLFLVQDLIDSLKFAVLMWLLTYVGALFNGLTLLILAVVSMFSMPIVYEKKQAQIDQYVGLIRTQVNSVVGKIQAKIPGAKRKEE, encoded by the exons ATGGGAGCCGCAG CCATTGACCTGCTCTACTGGAGGAACGTGAAGCAGTCTGGAGCTGTGTTTGGCAGTGTGCTCCTGCTGCTCTTCTCTCTGACCCAGttcagtgtggtcagtgtgggaGCCTACTTAACCCTGGCCGCCCTCTCTGCCAGCATCAGCTTCAGGATCTACAAGTCTGTGCTTCAGGCCGTGCAGAAGACCGATGAAGGGCACCCATTCAA ATCTTATCTGGAGGTGGAGATCTCTCTGTCCCAGGATCAGATCGGTAAATATGCTGACAAGGCTCTGCTCTACGCCAACACCTGTATGAAGGAGCTCCGTAGGCTGTTCCTGGTCCAGGACCTCATCGACTCACTGAAG TTTGCTGTCCTGATGTGGCTGCTGACCTATGTGGGCGCTCTCTTCAATGGCCTGACTCTGCTTATTCTGG CCGTGGTGTCCATGTTCAGCATGCCCATTGTCTATGAGAAAAAGCAG GCACAGATTGACCAATATGTGGGACTAATACGGACCCAAGTGAACTCTGTGGTGGGGAA GATTCAGGCGAAGATCCCCGGGGCCAAGCGAAAGGAAGAGTAG